From Nocardioides daedukensis, the proteins below share one genomic window:
- a CDS encoding hotdog domain-containing protein: MTATIGTVVTHRRYVPYSHAHYAGNLVDGAYSLAAFGDVATEMCIVTDGDEGLFASYEDVQFRAPVRAGDVLEINAELVRAGNRSRVLHFTAYVVARGAATATRPGAATLLDPPLLATEATGTVVVPG, translated from the coding sequence ATGACCGCCACCATCGGCACCGTCGTCACCCATCGGCGCTACGTCCCCTACTCGCACGCGCACTACGCCGGGAACCTCGTCGACGGCGCCTACTCGCTCGCCGCATTCGGCGACGTGGCCACCGAGATGTGCATCGTCACCGATGGTGATGAGGGGTTGTTCGCCTCCTACGAGGACGTCCAGTTCCGGGCACCGGTGCGCGCCGGCGACGTCCTGGAGATCAACGCCGAGCTGGTCCGGGCCGGCAACCGGTCCCGGGTCCTGCACTTCACGGCGTACGTCGTCGCGCGCGGTGCGGCGACCGCCACCAGGCCCGGTGCCGCGACCCTGCTCGACCCGCCGCTGCTGGCCACCGAGGCGACCGGGACGGTCGTCGTTCCGGGCTGA
- a CDS encoding OAM dimerization domain-containing protein has protein sequence MSIVRPYGDTTGDGMVQMSFTLPLPHDKVAEGAAVQLANKMGMDPALVVHAKPVGEGFTFVVVYGRVNHLVDTSQVVVVERDYPLLTPPEVNAEVKAGLRRRLVVVGACIGTDAHTVGIDAILNIKGFAGEKGLEYYREIKVVNLGAQVSVPQLVARARAERADAVLVSQVVTQRDAHILNTREMSAAFRESYPADERPLLVVGGPRFDEAGAAALGVDRVFTRGTTPGEVASFLVHRIVSSRTHSQEEQAS, from the coding sequence ATGAGCATCGTCCGTCCCTATGGCGACACCACCGGCGACGGCATGGTGCAGATGAGCTTCACGCTGCCCCTGCCGCACGACAAGGTCGCCGAGGGCGCGGCCGTGCAGCTGGCCAACAAGATGGGGATGGACCCCGCGCTGGTCGTGCACGCGAAGCCGGTGGGGGAAGGGTTCACCTTCGTGGTCGTCTACGGGCGGGTGAACCATCTCGTCGACACCAGCCAGGTGGTCGTGGTCGAGCGCGACTATCCGCTGCTCACCCCGCCGGAGGTCAACGCCGAGGTCAAGGCCGGCCTGCGCCGTCGTCTCGTCGTGGTCGGGGCGTGCATCGGCACCGATGCGCACACTGTCGGCATCGACGCCATCCTCAACATCAAGGGCTTCGCCGGTGAGAAGGGCCTGGAGTACTACCGCGAGATCAAGGTGGTGAACCTGGGCGCCCAGGTCTCGGTGCCCCAGCTCGTTGCCCGGGCCCGCGCCGAGCGGGCAGATGCGGTGCTGGTCTCCCAGGTCGTGACCCAACGCGATGCGCACATCCTCAACACCCGAGAGATGTCCGCGGCCTTCCGCGAGTCCTACCCCGCCGATGAGCGCCCGCTCCTGGTGGTCGGCGGGCCGCGCTTCGACGAGGCCGGCGCTGCCGCGCTCGGCGTCGACCGGGTCTTCACCCGGGGCACCACCCCGGGCGAGGTGGCCAGCTTCCTGGTCCACCGGATCGTCTCCTCACGCACCCATTCCCAGGAGGAACAGGCCTCATGA
- a CDS encoding lysine 5,6-aminomutase subunit alpha, protein MAGIELDPSTVARARDLAARAGQPIVDITRRHTTVSVERATLRLAGLAGADPDGTPWVNRLMDCVRADVGLEHGVALPVWEALERGEADDLLTLAQKASAGSIRFRLPESAAATRAAAASRQQVAAGVRRIDARRAEREQMITEIGDAPRKPWIYLIVATGDIHEDIPQAQAAAREGADVIAVIRSTGQSLLDYVPEGATREGFAGTYATQENFRLMRAALDETSRELGRYVRLTNYASGLCMPEIAALAGLERLDMMLNDSMYGILFRDINPIRTFVDQRLSRQIHARAGIIINTGEDNYLTTADAVEAAHTVTTSQLLNEFFAKEAGLEDWQVGLGHAFEIDPEVPESFRLELAHALLARSLFPDAPLKWMPPTRHMTGDVFRGYLLDGFFNLIGAMTGQGILLVGMMTEAVVTPWLSDRHLALQNVRYVMNAAGNLHEDFHPAPDGFIAQRAEKVLGESIELMEQIIDHAPSGSGAGLLDAIADGTFGLMKRPADAGRGLDGVAEKAEGYYNPASEILEES, encoded by the coding sequence ATGGCAGGCATTGAGCTCGATCCCAGTACGGTCGCACGGGCACGCGACCTGGCCGCCCGCGCCGGCCAGCCGATCGTCGACATCACCCGTCGGCACACGACCGTTTCGGTGGAGCGCGCGACGCTGCGCCTTGCCGGTCTGGCCGGAGCCGATCCCGACGGCACCCCATGGGTCAACCGGCTGATGGACTGCGTGCGCGCCGACGTAGGTCTCGAGCACGGCGTCGCACTGCCGGTCTGGGAAGCCCTCGAGCGCGGCGAGGCCGACGACCTGCTCACCCTGGCCCAGAAGGCCTCGGCCGGCTCGATCAGGTTCCGCCTCCCCGAAAGCGCCGCCGCCACCAGGGCAGCCGCGGCCTCGCGCCAGCAGGTCGCGGCCGGCGTACGCCGGATCGACGCGCGGCGGGCGGAGCGCGAGCAGATGATCACCGAGATCGGCGATGCGCCCCGCAAGCCGTGGATCTATCTGATCGTGGCCACCGGCGACATCCACGAGGACATCCCGCAGGCCCAGGCTGCCGCCCGCGAGGGTGCCGACGTGATCGCGGTGATCCGCTCCACCGGCCAGAGCCTGCTGGACTACGTCCCCGAGGGTGCGACCAGGGAGGGCTTCGCCGGCACCTACGCGACCCAGGAGAACTTCCGACTGATGCGCGCGGCTCTCGACGAGACCAGCCGTGAGCTCGGGCGTTACGTGCGCCTGACCAACTACGCCTCCGGGCTGTGCATGCCCGAGATCGCCGCGCTGGCCGGTCTCGAGCGCCTCGACATGATGCTCAACGACTCGATGTACGGCATCCTCTTCCGCGACATCAACCCGATCCGGACCTTCGTCGACCAGCGGTTGAGCCGCCAGATCCACGCGCGTGCGGGGATCATCATCAACACCGGCGAGGACAACTACCTCACCACCGCCGACGCGGTCGAGGCGGCGCACACGGTGACCACCAGCCAGTTGCTCAACGAGTTCTTCGCCAAGGAGGCCGGCCTCGAGGACTGGCAGGTCGGCCTGGGCCACGCCTTCGAGATCGACCCCGAGGTCCCCGAGAGCTTCCGGCTCGAGCTGGCGCACGCCCTGCTCGCCCGCAGCCTGTTCCCCGACGCCCCGCTGAAGTGGATGCCCCCGACACGGCACATGACCGGCGACGTGTTCCGGGGCTACCTGCTTGACGGGTTCTTCAACCTGATCGGCGCGATGACCGGCCAAGGGATCCTCCTGGTCGGGATGATGACCGAGGCGGTGGTCACCCCGTGGCTCTCCGACCGCCACCTGGCCCTGCAGAACGTGCGCTACGTGATGAACGCGGCGGGCAACCTGCACGAGGACTTCCACCCCGCACCGGACGGCTTCATCGCCCAGCGCGCAGAGAAGGTGCTGGGGGAGTCGATCGAGCTGATGGAGCAGATCATCGATCACGCCCCGTCCGGCTCCGGCGCGGGGCTGCTCGACGCGATCGCCGACGGCACGTTCGGCCTGATGAAGCGGCCCGCCGACGCGGGCCGCGGACTCGACGGCGTCGCCGAGAAGGCCGAGGGCTACTACAACCCCGCGAGCGAAATCCTGGAGGAGTCATGA
- a CDS encoding L-erythro-3,5-diaminohexanoate dehydrogenase, with product MQGQNSDPTGLHRVLDDVPVLPQAAQRLDTRAELWPDETRIRVERLNLDAASFRQLERKHTNDGVTDRSAIRDEVVSIVATRGKMQNPETGSGGMLIGTVEEVGAESRLGLRVGDRVATLVSLTLTPLVIEDGLSAWDGTTEQVPCTGHAVLFGRSIAAVLPDDFPDELALSIMDVCGAPALTSRVVEKYDAPTVAVIGGGGKSGSLSLAAARLAGGAQMIAVVPTEAEATRLRETGLADEVVLADARDPFALREAVEKAGGPADVTVVCVDVPGCEGGAILATASGGTVIFFSMATSFPAAALGAEGLAADVTMLIGNGFVPGHAAQALDLVRSTPAIRTLFEGRQ from the coding sequence ATGCAGGGCCAGAACAGCGATCCCACCGGTCTTCACCGGGTCCTCGACGACGTGCCCGTGCTGCCCCAGGCAGCGCAACGCCTCGACACCCGCGCCGAGCTCTGGCCCGACGAGACCAGGATCCGGGTCGAAAGACTCAACCTGGACGCCGCATCGTTTCGTCAGCTCGAGCGCAAGCACACCAACGACGGGGTCACCGACCGCAGCGCGATCCGGGACGAGGTGGTCTCGATCGTCGCCACCCGCGGGAAGATGCAGAACCCCGAGACCGGCTCCGGCGGCATGCTGATCGGCACCGTCGAGGAGGTCGGCGCCGAATCACGACTCGGCCTGCGGGTGGGGGACCGGGTGGCCACCCTGGTCTCGCTCACCCTGACCCCGTTGGTGATCGAGGACGGGCTGAGCGCGTGGGACGGCACCACCGAGCAGGTGCCCTGCACGGGACATGCGGTGCTCTTCGGCCGCTCCATCGCCGCGGTCCTGCCCGATGATTTTCCCGACGAGCTGGCGCTCTCGATCATGGACGTCTGCGGTGCTCCGGCACTCACCTCACGCGTCGTGGAGAAGTATGACGCCCCGACGGTCGCCGTGATCGGTGGTGGCGGCAAGTCCGGCTCACTCTCCCTGGCAGCCGCCCGGCTGGCGGGCGGCGCGCAGATGATCGCGGTGGTCCCGACCGAGGCAGAAGCGACGCGGCTGCGCGAGACGGGGCTGGCCGACGAGGTGGTCCTGGCCGACGCCCGGGACCCGTTCGCGTTGCGTGAGGCGGTCGAGAAGGCCGGCGGGCCGGCTGACGTCACCGTGGTCTGCGTGGACGTCCCCGGCTGCGAGGGCGGAGCGATCCTGGCCACTGCGTCGGGCGGCACGGTGATCTTCTTCTCGATGGCGACCTCGTTCCCGGCCGCCGCACTCGGCGCCGAAGGCCTCGCCGCCGACGTCACCATGCTGATCGGCAACGGCTTCGTGCCGGGCCACGCCGCCCAAGCGCTCGACCTGGTGCGCAGCACCCCCGCGATTCGCACCCTCTTCGAAGGACGGCAGTGA
- a CDS encoding KamA family radical SAM protein, producing MSIETSIASLIEGQTGQPYPYRRTELVEPDWTRFPGWKDVTVAEWESVQWQRAHCIKNLRQLRELFGDLVDERFYADLERDQAERATMSMLVPPQMMNTMVPHVEPAGPGSLTEGLYSDPVRHYMLPVFSDRRTDWPSHPHATRDSLHEHDMWVAEGLTHRYPTKVLAELLPTCPQYCGHCTRMDLVGNSTPAVTKLKFAAKPVDRLDSMMDYLRRTPTVRDVVVSGGDVANMPWPRLEDFLTRLLEIENIRDVRLATKALMGMPQHWLQDEVRAGMTRVATIARVRGVSIAIHTHVNHANSVTPLVAKATRAMLDTGIRDVRNQGVLLNGVNADPHALLDLCFRLLDGAQIMPYYFYMCDMIPFSEHWRVSVADAQRLQHHIMGYLPGFATPRIVCDVPFVGKRWVHQLASYDQVRGISGWTKNYRTSIEAAGSAGAEDALTRQYNYYDPIHSLPSDGQQWWAEHGKLDETALRAAEMAEASRRTAALQAW from the coding sequence ATGAGCATCGAAACCTCGATCGCGTCCCTCATCGAAGGACAGACCGGCCAGCCCTACCCCTACCGCCGTACCGAGCTGGTCGAACCCGACTGGACCCGATTCCCGGGCTGGAAGGACGTCACTGTCGCCGAGTGGGAGTCCGTGCAGTGGCAACGCGCGCACTGCATCAAGAACCTCAGGCAGCTGCGTGAGCTCTTCGGTGACCTGGTCGACGAGCGCTTCTATGCCGACCTCGAGCGCGACCAGGCCGAGCGGGCGACGATGTCGATGCTGGTGCCGCCGCAGATGATGAACACGATGGTGCCGCACGTCGAGCCGGCCGGCCCCGGCTCGCTGACCGAGGGGCTCTACAGCGACCCGGTGCGCCACTACATGCTGCCGGTCTTCTCCGACCGCCGCACCGACTGGCCCTCGCACCCGCACGCCACCCGCGACTCGCTGCACGAGCACGACATGTGGGTCGCCGAGGGGCTCACCCACCGCTACCCCACCAAGGTGCTCGCCGAGCTGCTGCCCACCTGCCCGCAATATTGCGGGCACTGCACCCGGATGGACCTCGTCGGCAACTCGACGCCGGCGGTGACGAAGCTGAAGTTCGCCGCGAAGCCGGTGGATCGCCTGGACTCGATGATGGACTACCTGCGTCGTACGCCGACCGTGCGCGACGTGGTCGTCTCCGGCGGCGACGTCGCCAACATGCCGTGGCCGCGGCTCGAGGACTTCCTCACGCGTCTGCTGGAGATCGAGAACATCCGCGACGTCCGGCTCGCTACCAAGGCACTGATGGGGATGCCGCAGCACTGGCTCCAGGACGAGGTCCGCGCCGGCATGACCCGGGTCGCGACCATCGCCCGTGTTCGCGGGGTCTCGATCGCGATCCACACCCACGTCAACCACGCCAACTCGGTGACTCCGCTGGTGGCCAAGGCGACCCGGGCGATGCTGGACACCGGCATCCGCGACGTGCGCAACCAGGGCGTGCTGCTCAACGGCGTCAACGCCGACCCGCACGCCCTGCTCGACCTGTGCTTCCGGCTGCTCGACGGCGCGCAGATCATGCCTTACTACTTCTACATGTGCGACATGATCCCGTTCTCGGAGCACTGGCGGGTCTCGGTCGCCGACGCCCAGCGGCTGCAGCACCACATCATGGGCTACCTGCCGGGCTTCGCCACGCCCCGCATCGTCTGCGACGTGCCGTTCGTGGGCAAGCGCTGGGTGCACCAGCTGGCCTCCTACGACCAGGTGCGCGGTATCTCCGGCTGGACGAAGAACTACCGGACCTCGATCGAGGCCGCGGGGAGTGCCGGCGCCGAGGACGCGTTGACCCGGCAGTACAACTACTACGACCCGATCCACTCCCTTCCGAGTGACGGACAGCAGTGGTGGGCCGAGCACGGCAAGCTGGACGAGACGGCGCTCCGGGCCGCGGAGATGGCCGAGGCGTCACGTCGTACGGCCGCGCTCCAAGCTTGGTGA
- a CDS encoding AsnC family transcriptional regulator gives MEETDRQILTLLATDGRMSFTDLGKATGLSTSAVHQRVKRLESRGLIKGYGATIDHDQTGLPLTAFVSITPIDPAQADDYPERLSSIAEIESCWSVAGEESYILKVRVAAPAGLEDLLGRIRSLANVSTRTTVVLSTPYENRPVTDSTRT, from the coding sequence GTGGAAGAGACAGATCGACAGATCCTGACGCTGCTGGCGACGGACGGCCGCATGTCTTTCACCGATCTTGGCAAGGCGACCGGCCTGTCCACCTCGGCGGTGCACCAGCGGGTGAAGCGGCTGGAGTCGCGCGGCCTGATCAAGGGCTACGGCGCGACCATCGACCACGACCAGACCGGGTTGCCGCTGACCGCCTTCGTCTCCATCACTCCGATCGACCCGGCCCAGGCCGACGACTACCCGGAGCGGTTGTCGTCGATCGCTGAGATCGAGTCCTGCTGGTCGGTCGCGGGGGAGGAGTCCTACATCCTCAAGGTCCGGGTGGCGGCGCCGGCCGGGCTCGAGGACCTGTTGGGGCGGATCCGCTCGCTCGCGAACGTCTCCACGCGCACCACGGTGGTGCTCTCCACTCCCTACGAGAACCGGCCCGTCACCGACTCCACCCGCACCTGA
- a CDS encoding 5'-3' exonuclease produces the protein MLLDTASLYFRAFFGMPDSLKAPDGTPVNAVRGLMDFISRLVNEYQPTHLACCWDNDWRPQWRVDLIPTYKAHRVVDEVSGPAPDVEEVPDPLLVQIPIIIDMLEAFGLAIVGADEMEADDVIGTLATGAGMPVDVVTGDRDLFQLVDDAAEVRILYTARGVGKHERVDNAWVRAKYDVDAAQYPDFATLRGDASDGLPGVKGVGDKTAATLLNRFGTMDGIIAAAHDPESDMGPGPRGKIKAAADYLEVAPTVVAVRRDLALGSPDLTLPRTPADPDRVLELDKQWGLGSSAVRLVEALQGPAQG, from the coding sequence ATGCTCCTCGACACCGCCTCGCTCTACTTCCGGGCCTTCTTCGGCATGCCCGACTCGCTGAAGGCACCGGACGGGACACCGGTGAACGCCGTGCGCGGGTTGATGGACTTCATCTCCCGGCTGGTCAACGAATACCAACCCACACACCTGGCCTGCTGCTGGGACAACGACTGGCGACCGCAGTGGCGCGTCGACCTGATCCCGACCTACAAGGCCCACCGCGTGGTGGACGAGGTGTCCGGTCCCGCGCCGGACGTCGAGGAGGTCCCCGACCCCCTCCTCGTCCAGATCCCGATCATCATCGACATGCTGGAGGCGTTCGGGCTCGCCATCGTGGGCGCCGACGAGATGGAGGCCGACGACGTGATCGGCACCCTCGCCACCGGCGCCGGCATGCCCGTCGATGTCGTGACCGGCGACCGTGACCTGTTCCAGCTCGTCGACGACGCCGCCGAGGTGCGGATCCTCTACACCGCTCGCGGCGTGGGGAAGCACGAGCGGGTCGACAACGCCTGGGTCCGCGCGAAGTATGACGTCGACGCCGCGCAGTACCCCGACTTCGCCACCCTGCGCGGTGACGCCTCCGACGGACTTCCGGGCGTGAAGGGCGTGGGCGACAAGACGGCCGCAACGCTCCTCAACCGGTTCGGCACGATGGACGGGATCATCGCGGCCGCACACGATCCCGAGTCGGACATGGGTCCCGGGCCGCGCGGCAAGATCAAGGCCGCCGCCGACTATCTCGAGGTCGCACCGACCGTCGTCGCCGTACGCCGTGATCTGGCGCTGGGCTCCCCCGACCTGACCCTGCCGCGCACTCCTGCCGACCCGGACCGGGTGCTCGAGCTGGACAAGCAGTGGGGCCTCGGCTCCTCGGCGGTCCGACTCGTGGAGGCCCTCCAGGGCCCGGCCCAGGGATAG
- a CDS encoding DUF3054 domain-containing protein, producing the protein MSSRARVPLVADLALVTIFAAIGRAEHDRGNVVLGVLATAWPFLVGVLVGWLLVRLLGRREALDLGAGVTVVVSAVVVGMLLRVIIGEGTALSFIIVATLVLGALLLGWRAIAAWFAARSRNDAA; encoded by the coding sequence ATGTCTTCGCGCGCCCGCGTCCCACTGGTCGCCGACCTGGCTCTGGTCACGATCTTCGCCGCCATCGGCCGAGCCGAACACGACAGGGGAAACGTCGTCCTCGGCGTCCTGGCAACGGCGTGGCCGTTCCTGGTCGGAGTCCTCGTCGGCTGGCTGCTCGTGCGTCTACTGGGCCGGCGCGAAGCGCTCGACCTGGGCGCCGGCGTCACGGTCGTGGTCAGCGCAGTGGTCGTGGGCATGCTGCTGCGCGTGATCATCGGCGAGGGCACCGCGCTCTCGTTCATCATCGTGGCGACGCTCGTGCTCGGTGCCCTGCTCCTGGGCTGGCGTGCGATTGCGGCGTGGTTCGCCGCTCGCAGCCGCAACGACGCGGCTTGA
- a CDS encoding DEAD/DEAH box helicase, translating into MSSEQGTDSSHAENYAAFKRNRKHPLLAEFADLYSFPLDEFQLEACREVEDGKGVLVAAPTGSGKTVVGEFAVHLAVTTGRKCFYTTPIKALSNQKYADLVSRYGADQVGLLTGDNTINGEAPVVVMTTEVLRNMLYAGSRTLVGLGFVVMDEVHYLADRNRGAVWEEVIIHLPESVAVISLSATVSNAEEFGEWLATVRGEVTTIVEEKRPVPLFQHVMVGKQLHDLFADEEELAQAGFAQEGAKVNPHLLRVARDDWASNRFKDRRDKKGNRGRGSKPQGRRLYQPTRFDVVSRLDAEGLLPAIVFIFSRVGCDAAVQQCLDANLRLTTAEERDEIFEFVERECRDLPADDLEVLGYHAFLDGLTRGVAAHHAGMLPRFKQIVEQLYLRGLCRVVFATETLALGINMPARTVVLEKLSKWNGEAHVDLTPGEYTQLTGRAGRRGLDVEGHGVVLWQQGMNPKEVAGLASTRTYPLRSSFRPSYNMAVNLVHQFGRERSRQLLESSFAQFQADKAVVGLARKLRKSQDALDGYAEAAQCDRGDFMEYAALRRKLSDVEKGAVKARRRDLRDEVIGSLARLKPGDVILVPNGKFAGYAVVIDPGLSHDEPRPQVVTAGGQARRLALIDFATPVAAVDQIKVPRNFNGRNPQMRRDLTSTLRNKTHGFEAPPPGRSSRSGRNDATALSGVEAEVAELRERMRAHPCHDCPDREDHARWGERWFKLQQEANTLKRRVESRTNTIARQFDKVCDVLTAMDYIQDDQVTERGVHLRRIYSDMDLVAAEAIRTGLWNELDPSELASVLSALVFEARRPDDARSPKMPGGRIRDSLRDVVHLWSDLDELERSHRLDFLREPDLGFAWAAYRWAEGDDLDEVIGQIDLAAGDFVRVMKQLLDLAIQVSHAAAGTPLRAVALEAADRLRRGVVSYSSLAEG; encoded by the coding sequence ATGAGCAGCGAGCAGGGGACCGACAGCAGCCACGCGGAGAACTACGCCGCCTTCAAGCGCAACCGCAAGCACCCGCTCCTGGCCGAGTTCGCCGACCTCTACTCCTTCCCGCTCGATGAGTTCCAGCTCGAGGCCTGCCGTGAGGTCGAGGACGGCAAGGGCGTCCTCGTTGCCGCGCCCACCGGGTCGGGCAAGACGGTGGTGGGTGAGTTCGCGGTGCACCTCGCCGTCACCACGGGCCGCAAGTGCTTCTACACCACCCCGATCAAGGCGCTGAGCAACCAGAAGTACGCCGATTTGGTGAGCCGCTACGGTGCCGACCAGGTCGGCCTGTTGACCGGTGACAACACCATCAACGGCGAGGCGCCCGTGGTCGTGATGACCACCGAAGTGCTGCGCAACATGCTCTATGCAGGCTCGCGCACCCTGGTCGGGCTCGGTTTCGTGGTGATGGACGAGGTGCACTACCTGGCCGACCGCAACCGCGGCGCGGTCTGGGAAGAGGTGATCATCCACCTCCCGGAGAGCGTGGCGGTGATCTCGCTCAGTGCCACCGTGTCCAACGCCGAGGAGTTCGGTGAGTGGCTGGCCACCGTCCGGGGTGAGGTCACCACGATCGTCGAGGAGAAGCGGCCGGTCCCGCTGTTCCAGCACGTGATGGTCGGCAAGCAGTTGCACGACCTCTTCGCCGACGAGGAGGAGCTCGCCCAGGCCGGGTTCGCCCAGGAGGGCGCCAAGGTCAACCCGCACCTGCTCCGGGTGGCACGTGACGACTGGGCCTCCAACCGGTTCAAGGACCGGCGCGACAAGAAGGGCAACCGCGGACGCGGCTCCAAGCCCCAGGGCCGGCGGCTCTACCAGCCGACCCGTTTCGACGTGGTCAGTCGCCTGGACGCCGAGGGCTTGTTGCCGGCGATCGTGTTCATCTTCAGCCGGGTTGGTTGTGACGCCGCGGTCCAGCAGTGCCTCGACGCCAACCTGAGGCTCACCACCGCCGAGGAGCGCGACGAGATCTTCGAGTTCGTCGAGCGGGAGTGCCGTGACCTGCCGGCCGACGACCTCGAGGTGCTCGGCTATCACGCGTTCCTGGACGGATTGACCCGTGGAGTGGCTGCCCACCACGCCGGGATGCTGCCGCGGTTCAAGCAGATCGTCGAGCAGCTCTACCTGCGGGGCCTGTGCCGGGTGGTCTTCGCGACCGAGACCCTGGCGCTGGGGATCAACATGCCCGCGCGGACCGTCGTACTGGAGAAGCTGTCGAAGTGGAACGGAGAGGCGCACGTCGACCTGACGCCGGGGGAGTACACCCAGCTCACCGGGCGTGCCGGGCGCCGAGGCCTCGACGTCGAGGGTCACGGCGTCGTGCTGTGGCAGCAGGGGATGAACCCCAAGGAGGTCGCGGGTCTGGCATCCACGCGGACCTATCCGCTGCGTTCGTCGTTCCGGCCGTCCTACAACATGGCCGTGAACCTGGTCCACCAGTTCGGTCGCGAGCGTTCGCGGCAGCTGCTGGAGTCGTCGTTCGCCCAGTTCCAGGCGGACAAGGCCGTGGTCGGCCTGGCCCGGAAGTTGCGCAAGAGCCAGGACGCCCTGGACGGTTATGCCGAGGCAGCGCAGTGCGATCGTGGCGACTTCATGGAGTATGCCGCGCTGCGGCGCAAGCTCTCCGATGTGGAGAAGGGTGCTGTCAAGGCCCGGCGGCGCGACCTGCGCGACGAGGTGATCGGTTCGCTGGCCCGGCTCAAGCCCGGCGACGTCATCCTCGTGCCCAACGGGAAGTTCGCCGGCTATGCCGTGGTCATCGATCCCGGCCTGTCGCACGACGAGCCCCGCCCCCAGGTGGTGACCGCCGGTGGTCAGGCGCGACGCCTGGCTCTGATCGACTTTGCCACCCCGGTCGCAGCTGTCGACCAGATCAAGGTCCCGAGGAACTTCAACGGGCGCAACCCTCAGATGCGCCGCGACCTGACCTCCACCTTGCGCAACAAGACCCACGGCTTCGAGGCCCCGCCGCCGGGACGCTCGTCGCGCTCGGGTCGCAACGACGCGACAGCCCTGTCGGGCGTCGAGGCCGAGGTGGCCGAGCTGCGCGAGCGGATGCGTGCCCACCCGTGCCACGACTGCCCCGACCGCGAGGACCACGCCCGCTGGGGCGAACGGTGGTTCAAGCTGCAGCAGGAGGCGAACACCCTCAAGCGCAGGGTCGAGTCGCGCACCAACACGATCGCGCGACAGTTCGACAAGGTCTGCGACGTGCTCACCGCGATGGACTACATCCAGGACGACCAGGTCACCGAGCGCGGCGTCCACCTGCGCAGGATCTATTCCGACATGGACCTGGTGGCGGCCGAGGCGATCCGTACGGGACTGTGGAACGAACTCGATCCCTCCGAGCTGGCCTCGGTGCTCTCGGCGCTGGTCTTCGAGGCGCGCCGCCCCGACGACGCGCGCTCACCCAAGATGCCGGGGGGCCGGATCCGCGACTCGTTGCGCGACGTGGTCCACCTCTGGAGCGATCTGGACGAGCTCGAGCGCAGCCACCGCCTCGACTTCCTGCGCGAGCCCGACCTCGGGTTCGCCTGGGCGGCCTATCGCTGGGCCGAGGGCGACGACCTCGACGAGGTGATCGGCCAGATCGACCTCGCGGCCGGTGACTTCGTGCGGGTGATGAAGCAACTGCTCGACCTCGCCATCCAGGTCAGCCACGCTGCTGCCGGGACTCCACTGCGCGCGGTGGCGCTCGAGGCCGCCGACAGGCTTAGGCGTGGCGTGGTGTCGTACTCGTCGCTGGCTGAGGGGTAG
- a CDS encoding diacylglycerol/lipid kinase family protein, giving the protein MPTPSASGPSNQIAMLVNPTAGKGKGARHADAALKRLTDAGYDVRIIVGRDAADATRQARGAVAEGVATLVACGGDGLVHLAVQAVAGTDVRLGIIPAGTGNDVARYLDLPRRDPVAAADRVIASRTRTIDLAKSGDRFFTTVLAAGFDAIVNERANEMTWPRGQMRYNIATLAELRTFRPLRYTLELDGVTRSLSAMLVAVGNGPSFGGGLRITEGALLDDGLLDVVVIGPMSKPDLVRSYPRLFNGTISAHPRYEHHRVRRVTVAAAGIVAYADGERFGALPLSIESAPAALTVIA; this is encoded by the coding sequence GTGCCCACACCCAGCGCGTCCGGTCCCTCGAACCAGATCGCGATGCTGGTCAATCCCACTGCTGGCAAGGGGAAGGGCGCTCGGCACGCCGATGCCGCGCTGAAGCGACTCACCGACGCCGGCTACGACGTACGCATCATCGTGGGACGCGACGCAGCCGATGCCACGCGCCAGGCCAGGGGTGCGGTCGCCGAGGGTGTCGCGACGCTCGTGGCCTGCGGCGGTGACGGCCTGGTGCACCTGGCCGTCCAAGCTGTCGCCGGCACAGATGTCCGACTCGGCATCATCCCGGCCGGCACCGGAAACGACGTGGCCCGCTACCTGGACCTGCCCCGGCGCGACCCGGTGGCAGCCGCCGACCGGGTGATCGCCTCGCGCACCCGCACCATCGACCTGGCCAAGTCGGGAGACCGGTTCTTCACCACCGTGCTGGCGGCTGGTTTCGACGCCATCGTGAACGAGCGCGCCAACGAGATGACCTGGCCGCGTGGACAGATGCGCTACAACATCGCGACTCTCGCCGAACTGCGCACGTTCCGACCGTTGCGCTACACCCTCGAGCTGGACGGAGTCACCAGGTCACTCTCCGCGATGCTGGTGGCGGTCGGCAACGGGCCGTCCTTCGGCGGGGGCCTGCGGATCACCGAGGGCGCGCTGCTCGACGACGGATTGTTGGACGTGGTGGTGATCGGTCCGATGAGCAAGCCAGATCTCGTGCGCAGCTATCCGCGACTCTTCAACGGCACCATCTCCGCCCATCCCCGCTATGAGCATCACCGGGTCCGGCGGGTGACGGTCGCGGCAGCGGGAATCGTGGCGTACGCCGATGGCGAGCGGTTCGGTGCGCTGCCCCTGAGCATCGAGTCGGCACCCGCGGCGCTTACGGTGATCGCATGA